gcgcaggcgcggcccccccccggtgTCCGGCGCTGCTCCCAGGCTCGGTGGCAccgtcccggtcccggtgccggtcccggtgCCGTCCCCGTCCCGGTGACATGGCTGAGAGCCCGGGGCAGCCGTCGGGGAGCGACCTCccgcgggcagggggcggcgaGGAAGGCGCAGCGGCGGCGGGGAAGCCGGAGCTGCCCCCCGAAGGGGCTGCGGAGCCCCCCGCTGGACCCCCGGGTGTCCCCCCCGACGGCGGGGCGGGACAGGAGCCGGCCGAGGCCGCGGAGCCCCCCGACGGCGGCTCCCCCGGGGGACGGGAGGAGAGCCCCGgcgaggggcagcagcagccgtcGGGGGTAGAGGAGCCGGAGCCCGTCGAGGACGGTGCTGCTCTGCCGGGGGGGGAACCGGAGGGCTCGGTGCTGGCCGAGGGGGCAGCGAAGGAGGCGGCCCCGCTGCGAACGGGCCTCGAAGAggcggcagcggcggccccGTCGGGACCGGCCCCCGAGGATGCGGTGCTGGAGGCTGAGGCTGCGGGAGCGGAGCccgaggaggcggcggggagagACCCGGGAGAGGAGGTGCAGGGGGGAGCCCCCCGCGGGGCAGCCCCCGAAGAGGCGGAGAGGGACGAGGCCCCGCTAGGGCCGGAGCCCGAGGACGCGGAGCGGGTGGAAGCCCCGTCGGGGGCGAGCCCCGAGGCGGCCGCAGAGGAGGCTCCGTCGGGGGCGAGCCCCGGGGAGGCTCCGGCCGGGATCGAGGCGGCTCCCGAGAGCCCCGGGGAGCCGGAGGGCGCGGGGCCGGACGGCGAGGACGGAGCCGAGCCCCGGCCGGAGGCTGGGAGTGGAGCCGaggccccgggggcggcgggggcaggaGCGGAGAGTGAGGCcccgggggcagggggaggcggCGCGGAGGCGGCGGGGCTGAGGCTGAACGgggtgcggggccgggcggaGAACGAGGAGGACGAGACGGGCTCGGCGGCAGcgctggagcaggaggaagaggaggaggaggagaagcaggagcacGACATCTCCCTCTTTGTCAAGGTAGGGTGTGGGGGGCTGGTGGGGATCCCCGGGCTGGTGACTCTTCCCTTCACCAGGACCCCCTGGGCAGCTCCTGCGTTTAAATCTGGCAGACGCCACCCCAGCCCAGGCAAGGCGATTTGGTTATTAATGCCCCAAATACACCTGCCTCTGACCCCTCATTCCTCCTGCGCTTCGGTGCGGACAGGAGGGGACTGGGCTCCCCACTCGGTCACGGtgcctgcacccccagccccaagaGCTGTGGGACCGCACGATCCCACTGGCACAGACCTGACCTGCAAGGTGGCTTCCCCCAGAATTTCCCCTGATGAGCTCCGTGCTGCATTACTTGAGGTTTCTCTAGGTTTAAATGGAAAGCGTACGCAAGGATCTCGGTTCTGGTGGAGTGGGAGagcctcctctgcccccagaCTGGACAGTTTTGGATTCAGAAGGTCAGTAAACTGCCCAGCAACGTTACATCCCTTTCAGTTGTCCAATTTGCATGTGTTTGGGCAGGGAAGATTGTGTTTTAGAGGAAAATAgaccaaaaaattaaaataaattgtgatggtctttaaaataatttctgccgTTTTCATGGTACCAGAAAGATGACCGATGGTGATGCTCGATGTTGGTGAACGTACTCTCTGGTTTAGGCGAGACCTTGGAGCCCGGCTGGGATGCTGCGGCGTAAAGGTGCCTTTCTGGGCAGTAGCAGGGGCTGAACTCTGTGCTTGTGCGTCAAACAGCAGGGGCTGCCACTGCTCAGCCTGGCTGAGGTGACTTTGTGCTTGCCTGTGTATCGCCCTTGTGCCTGTTTCGTACCCGTATGCCCATTAGTGAATGCTGGAGCGTGGCAGAGGGCGAAAGTCATGATGTCCGTGTGTGTGGTGGTGGACCTGGGTGCACTCTTTAGGGAAGAACGTAGCCAAAATTAGAGAGCAGGCTCTGATAAGAATAAGAGTATCTGCTGTGACTCTGCAGTCCCCAAAATTAGgattaaggatttttttttttttttaaat
This genomic window from Cygnus olor isolate bCygOlo1 chromosome 1, bCygOlo1.pri.v2, whole genome shotgun sequence contains:
- the CLIC6 gene encoding chloride intracellular channel protein 6, which translates into the protein MAESPGQPSGSDLPRAGGGEEGAAAAGKPELPPEGAAEPPAGPPGVPPDGGAGQEPAEAAEPPDGGSPGGREESPGEGQQQPSGVEEPEPVEDGAALPGGEPEGSVLAEGAAKEAAPLRTGLEEAAAAAPSGPAPEDAVLEAEAAGAEPEEAAGRDPGEEVQGGAPRGAAPEEAERDEAPLGPEPEDAERVEAPSGASPEAAAEEAPSGASPGEAPAGIEAAPESPGEPEGAGPDGEDGAEPRPEAGSGAEAPGAAGAGAESEAPGAGGGGAEAAGLRLNGVRGRAENEEDETGSAAALEQEEEEEEEKQEHDISLFVKAGSDGESIGNCPFSQRLFMILWLKGVIFNVTTVDLKRKPADLQNLAPGTNPPFMTFDGEVKTDVNKIEEFLEEKLAPPRYPKLAPKHPESNSAGNDVFAKFSAFIKNSRKDANENLEKSLLKALRKLDNYLNSPLPDEIDAYSTEEITVSSRKFLDGDELTLADCNLLPKLHIIKVVAKKYRNFDFPPEMTGISRYLNNAYARDEFTNTCPADQEIEYAYLDVAKRMK